One genomic window of Clostridium taeniosporum includes the following:
- a CDS encoding TerC/Alx family metal homeostasis membrane protein translates to METKKSLRNLSFWIILSIIFNLFIFYFKGENAAVEYFGGYIIEMSLSLDNLFLFLMIFSSFGILEEYQERVLLYGVIGAMVLRLIFILLGVTIVNKFHWVLYIFGVVLLISGFKMLFSKDNNVQFHDNFAVKLLRKVMPVSNTIHNNKFFERRNRVLYATPLFVVLIVIEFSDIIFALDSIPAIFSITTDTFIVYISNIFAILGLRSMYYVLAKMNSMFRFMKYGVAFILMFTGIKLTITHFGIELSVLNSVLIIMIILLTSILLSLLFDGNKKENRC, encoded by the coding sequence ATGGAAACAAAAAAATCATTACGTAATTTAAGTTTTTGGATAATTTTATCTATAATATTTAATTTATTTATTTTTTATTTTAAAGGAGAAAATGCGGCAGTTGAATATTTTGGAGGCTACATAATAGAAATGTCTTTAAGTTTAGATAATTTATTTTTATTTTTAATGATATTTTCTAGTTTTGGAATACTAGAAGAATATCAAGAGAGAGTTTTACTATATGGGGTAATTGGTGCTATGGTGCTTCGACTTATATTTATTTTACTTGGAGTTACTATAGTAAATAAATTTCATTGGGTTCTTTATATTTTTGGAGTTGTATTGCTAATTAGTGGATTTAAAATGTTATTTTCTAAAGATAATAATGTACAATTTCATGATAATTTTGCTGTTAAATTACTAAGAAAAGTTATGCCTGTGAGTAATACTATACACAATAATAAGTTTTTTGAGAGAAGAAATAGAGTTTTATATGCCACACCATTATTCGTTGTTTTAATTGTAATAGAATTTTCAGATATAATTTTTGCTTTAGATTCTATACCAGCAATATTTTCTATAACTACAGATACATTCATAGTTTATATATCAAATATATTTGCTATATTAGGATTAAGAAGTATGTACTATGTACTAGCTAAAATGAATAGTATGTTCAGATTTATGAAGTATGGAGTTGCATTTATATTAATGTTTACAGGAATAAAACTTACAATAACGCATTTTGGAATAGAACTTTCAGTATTAAATTCAGTGCTAATAATAATGATTATACTGCTTACAAGCATTTTGTTATCGTTATTATTTGATGGTAATAAAAAAGAAAATAGATGTTAA
- the ychF gene encoding redox-regulated ATPase YchF, which translates to MKLGIVGLPNVGKSTLFNAITKAGAESANYPFCTIEPNVGVVSVPDKRLDVLEEMYNTKKKIYTAIEFYDIAGLVKGASKGEGLGNKFLANIREVAAIVHVVRCFDDENVVHVEGSVNPIRDIETINLELIFSDLEVLERRMEKAMKLVRSGDKTAKFEYGIMERIKVQLEANKPARTLEFTDEEKVFVKGLFLITSKPVLYACNISEDDVMEGNFENEYVKTVKEYAVSENSEVIVVSAKIEEEVSGLEEEEKNEMLREYGLEESGLDKLIQASYKLLGLMSFLTAGVQEVRAWTIKRGTKAPQAAGKIHTDIERGFIRAEVVGYDDLVECGSEAVAKEKGKFRLEGKDYIMQDGDVVNFRFNV; encoded by the coding sequence ATGAAGTTAGGAATTGTAGGATTACCCAATGTAGGTAAAAGTACATTGTTTAATGCAATAACAAAAGCTGGAGCAGAATCAGCTAATTACCCATTCTGTACAATTGAACCAAATGTTGGAGTAGTTAGTGTTCCAGATAAAAGATTAGATGTTTTAGAAGAAATGTATAACACAAAGAAAAAAATATATACAGCAATAGAATTCTATGATATAGCAGGGTTAGTTAAAGGAGCTTCAAAAGGTGAAGGTTTAGGAAATAAATTCTTAGCTAATATTAGAGAAGTTGCAGCAATAGTTCATGTTGTAAGATGTTTTGATGATGAAAATGTTGTTCATGTTGAAGGTAGTGTTAATCCAATTAGAGATATTGAAACTATAAACTTAGAATTAATATTCTCAGACTTAGAAGTTTTAGAAAGAAGAATGGAAAAAGCTATGAAGCTTGTAAGATCAGGTGATAAAACTGCTAAGTTTGAATATGGTATTATGGAAAGAATAAAAGTTCAATTAGAAGCTAATAAGCCAGCAAGAACTTTAGAATTTACTGATGAAGAGAAAGTTTTTGTAAAAGGATTATTTTTAATTACTTCAAAGCCTGTTTTATATGCTTGTAACATTTCTGAAGATGATGTTATGGAAGGAAACTTCGAAAATGAATATGTAAAAACAGTAAAAGAATACGCAGTATCTGAAAATTCAGAAGTAATAGTTGTAAGTGCTAAGATAGAAGAAGAAGTATCTGGATTAGAAGAAGAAGAAAAAAATGAAATGTTAAGAGAATATGGATTAGAAGAATCTGGACTTGATAAGTTAATTCAAGCAAGCTATAAATTATTAGGACTTATGAGTTTCTTAACAGCTGGAGTTCAAGAAGTTAGAGCTTGGACTATAAAAAGAGGGACTAAAGCGCCACAAGCTGCTGGTAAAATTCATACTGACATTGAAAGAGGATTTATCAGAGCTGAGGTTGTTGGATATGATGATTTAGTTGAATGCGGATCAGAAGCGGTAGCTAAAGAAAAAGGTAAGTTTAGACTTGAAGGAAAAGATTACATAATGCAAGATGGAGATGTAGTTAATTTTAGATTTAATGTGTAA
- the pdaA gene encoding delta-lactam-biosynthetic de-N-acetylase — MKKYYKNLILSLLISVLTINSFVIPINATPKDSKDNKKEEFIEFEKNIVTDIFSFFSNKGELNWYYVGKGKDNVAEGPKESLDFLKENNGYFLGDTSKKVIYLTFDEGYENGNTSKILDTLKELKVPAAFFVVKPYIEKEPDLIKRMVDEGHLVCNHSSHHPSMPSIHDKTKFEAEFTEVEEAYKEIIGKDMPKYFRPPMGKYSEESLKMTKDLGYKSIFWSFAYKDWLVKNQPAESFAINKITNGAHPGCVMLLHAVSDTNAKILDTVIKTLQDEGYEFKPLNELPTE; from the coding sequence TTGAAAAAATATTATAAAAATTTAATATTAAGTTTACTAATTTCAGTATTAACTATAAATTCTTTTGTAATACCTATTAATGCCACACCTAAAGATTCAAAAGACAATAAAAAAGAGGAATTTATAGAATTCGAAAAAAATATAGTTACTGATATATTTTCCTTCTTTTCAAATAAAGGAGAACTTAATTGGTATTATGTAGGAAAAGGTAAAGACAATGTGGCTGAAGGTCCAAAGGAATCATTAGACTTTTTAAAAGAAAATAATGGCTACTTTTTAGGAGATACCTCTAAAAAAGTAATATATCTTACTTTTGATGAAGGATATGAAAATGGTAATACTTCAAAAATACTAGATACACTAAAAGAGCTAAAAGTTCCAGCTGCTTTTTTTGTAGTTAAACCCTATATTGAAAAGGAACCAGATTTAATCAAGAGAATGGTTGATGAAGGACATTTAGTATGTAATCATTCATCTCATCACCCTTCTATGCCATCAATTCATGATAAAACAAAATTTGAAGCTGAATTTACTGAAGTTGAAGAAGCTTATAAAGAAATCATTGGAAAAGATATGCCAAAATATTTTAGACCTCCAATGGGCAAGTATTCAGAAGAATCTCTAAAAATGACAAAAGACTTAGGATATAAATCTATATTTTGGAGTTTTGCTTATAAAGATTGGTTAGTTAAAAATCAACCTGCTGAAAGTTTTGCAATAAATAAAATAACTAATGGAGCTCATCCTGGATGTGTAATGTTACTTCATGCGGTATCAGATACAAATGCAAAAATATTAGATACTGTTATAAAAACATTACAAGATGAAGGATATGAATTTAAACCATTAAATGAACTTCCAACAGAGTAA
- a CDS encoding cyclodeaminase/cyclohydrolase family protein produces the protein MEFYKQTIKEFIEDVESDKASPGGGSVAGLIGALSGALNSMVYSLTIGKKKYEELDEETKTMINSFREKSKEFTYRSLELMEEDRNGFLKLMECYKLPKDTEEEKLNRSNSIKEGTKEAMMPPLKLARESFAFYENLYVMNKYGNKMLLSDLGMSAILLHCTIESAVMNVKVNLNALRYDEKFFNQIKEELDILLNKSKNKKDEIVNQVNSVIFQE, from the coding sequence ATGGAATTTTACAAGCAAACAATTAAAGAATTTATTGAAGATGTAGAAAGTGACAAAGCATCACCAGGTGGTGGAAGTGTAGCAGGATTAATAGGTGCATTATCAGGTGCATTAAATTCAATGGTCTATTCTTTAACAATTGGTAAAAAGAAATATGAAGAGTTAGATGAAGAGACTAAAACAATGATAAATAGTTTTAGAGAAAAGTCTAAAGAATTTACATATAGAAGTTTAGAGCTGATGGAAGAAGACAGAAATGGATTCTTAAAGTTAATGGAGTGTTATAAACTTCCTAAAGATACAGAGGAAGAAAAACTTAATAGAAGCAATTCTATTAAGGAAGGTACAAAAGAAGCTATGATGCCACCGTTAAAATTAGCTAGAGAATCTTTTGCATTTTATGAAAATTTATATGTTATGAATAAATATGGGAATAAAATGCTTTTATCAGACTTAGGTATGTCAGCAATATTATTACATTGTACTATAGAAAGTGCTGTAATGAATGTAAAAGTTAATTTAAATGCTTTAAGATATGATGAAAAATTCTTTAATCAAATAAAAGAAGAATTAGACATTTTACTTAATAAATCTAAGAATAAAAAAGATGAAATTGTAAATCAAGTAAATTCAGTTATATTTCAAGAGTAA
- a CDS encoding O-antigen ligase family protein has protein sequence MKNILSKMYSFIDNRLYFRLLYIVVSLGFATIFLYIPTIQGVPVVKKLNNIVLAWGLLLILIMIFKDYKTRKIYKFDIPLIVFVIFTLILNIFFYRNMENIKAWIVNLMIFTSIYTIDVFKSKRQNIKEVSIISYFYIILMLPLSIVSLYVDYKKITIKEVDMVFGTGRSFGIFVNQNALSIAAGLAVILSIYLILKSNNFKIKILLFLNLIIQGVTMVKANGRSSYLLIIAMIYLFIFVYLRNKYLRIALLIVPVLCSSVLLTFNEDRLHGFTSGRNILWKSASIVIKDNLMLGVGKSNLIESVRNARTVVYLPGIEYGGLHNIYLQIATVNGILSLILMLTFLISIMVFIIRKLDKLKRKEKFHMTVISSMLLGILAVNMFESNLVYIISFISIMFWIYLGYIISILDNKNISNNN, from the coding sequence ATGAAGAACATTTTGAGTAAGATGTATAGTTTTATAGATAATAGATTATATTTTAGGTTATTATATATAGTAGTTAGTTTAGGATTTGCCACAATTTTTTTATATATTCCAACAATACAAGGTGTTCCAGTAGTTAAAAAGTTAAATAATATTGTTTTGGCATGGGGACTTTTATTAATACTTATTATGATTTTTAAAGATTATAAAACAAGGAAAATATATAAATTTGATATTCCGTTAATTGTATTTGTAATTTTTACTTTAATACTTAACATATTTTTTTATAGGAATATGGAGAATATTAAAGCATGGATAGTTAATTTAATGATCTTTACATCCATATATACAATAGATGTATTTAAAAGTAAGAGGCAAAATATAAAAGAAGTTAGTATAATATCTTATTTTTATATTATATTAATGTTGCCATTATCAATAGTTTCATTATATGTAGATTACAAGAAAATAACTATAAAAGAAGTTGATATGGTATTTGGAACGGGTAGATCATTTGGTATTTTTGTAAATCAAAATGCATTGTCGATAGCTGCAGGATTAGCAGTAATATTAAGTATATACTTAATATTAAAAAGTAATAACTTTAAAATTAAAATATTATTATTTTTAAATCTTATTATACAAGGTGTTACCATGGTAAAAGCAAATGGAAGAAGTTCATATTTGCTTATAATAGCTATGATATACTTGTTCATTTTTGTATATTTAAGGAATAAATATTTAAGAATAGCATTATTAATAGTACCTGTTTTATGTTCAAGTGTATTATTAACTTTTAATGAGGATAGATTACATGGTTTTACAAGTGGGAGAAATATTTTATGGAAATCAGCTAGTATAGTAATCAAAGATAATCTCATGCTTGGAGTTGGAAAGTCAAATTTAATAGAGAGTGTGAGAAATGCGAGAACAGTAGTATATTTACCAGGGATAGAATATGGTGGATTGCATAATATTTATCTTCAAATTGCTACTGTAAATGGAATTCTTTCATTGATATTAATGTTAACATTTTTAATAAGTATAATGGTATTTATAATAAGAAAATTAGATAAACTAAAGAGAAAAGAAAAATTTCACATGACTGTAATATCTTCTATGTTACTTGGAATATTAGCAGTTAATATGTTTGAGAGTAATTTAGTTTATATAATAAGTTTTATATCTATTATGTTTTGGATATATCTTGGTTATATAATATCCATATTGGATAATAAAAATATAAGCAATAATAATTAA
- a CDS encoding glycosyltransferase — MHIMVIPSWYSSPRNKVHGSFFKEQFKALANSGEKITVAYNEIWPITLFGKIKEKRKINFSIEENLRTYRYKDFNYFPKNPLMFKSFNKRMDELYKEIIKKEGKVDLIHAHSAMWGGIAASYISKKYNIPLVITEHSSLKYAKYLKDSYRKYIYEAYKECDILVAVGNGLKKELNEYADRDIEVIHNMVDLSLFDKERNSIKENDKFIFFSCAFLEEGKGMELLIESFKEAFFNKNVLLRIGGDGSRKVFLEELAKNIGIEKQVIFLGALSREEVAEEMKKCDAFALPSEHETFGVVYIEALACGKPVIGAKNGGAEDIINNQNGIIIEKNNLNELINALKYIKYNYKIYNEDNIRKMTIRNYSGELLVNKLKGVYKKANEEHFE, encoded by the coding sequence ATGCATATTATGGTAATACCATCGTGGTATTCATCACCTAGAAATAAAGTTCATGGTAGTTTTTTTAAAGAACAATTTAAGGCACTAGCTAATAGTGGTGAAAAAATAACAGTTGCTTATAATGAAATTTGGCCAATTACTTTATTTGGAAAGATAAAAGAAAAGAGAAAAATCAATTTTAGTATAGAAGAGAATCTTAGAACTTATAGATATAAGGATTTTAATTATTTTCCTAAGAATCCTTTAATGTTTAAAAGTTTTAATAAAAGAATGGATGAACTATATAAAGAAATAATAAAAAAAGAAGGAAAAGTTGATTTAATACATGCACATTCTGCAATGTGGGGTGGAATTGCAGCTTCGTATATAAGCAAAAAATATAATATACCACTGGTTATTACAGAACATTCATCATTAAAGTATGCCAAATATTTAAAAGATAGTTATAGAAAATATATTTATGAAGCATACAAAGAATGTGATATCCTAGTGGCTGTAGGAAATGGTTTAAAAAAAGAACTTAATGAATATGCAGATAGAGATATAGAAGTTATTCATAACATGGTTGATTTATCTTTATTTGATAAAGAAAGGAATTCAATAAAAGAAAATGATAAATTTATCTTTTTTTCGTGTGCATTTCTTGAAGAAGGAAAGGGTATGGAATTACTTATAGAATCATTTAAAGAGGCTTTTTTTAATAAGAATGTTTTACTTAGAATAGGTGGAGATGGATCTAGAAAAGTTTTTCTAGAAGAGTTAGCTAAGAATATAGGAATAGAGAAACAAGTTATATTTTTAGGAGCATTATCTAGAGAAGAAGTAGCAGAAGAAATGAAAAAATGTGATGCTTTTGCATTACCTTCAGAGCATGAGACCTTTGGAGTTGTTTATATAGAGGCGTTAGCGTGTGGAAAGCCTGTTATAGGTGCTAAAAATGGAGGAGCTGAAGACATAATAAATAATCAAAATGGAATTATTATTGAAAAAAACAATTTAAATGAATTAATAAATGCTTTAAAATATATTAAGTACAATTATAAAATTTACAATGAAGATAATATTAGAAAAATGACAATTAGAAATTATTCAGGAGAATTACTAGTGAATAAGTTAAAAGGAGTGTATAAAAAAGCAAATGAAGAACATTTTGAGTAA
- a CDS encoding glycosyl transferase group 1, with amino-acid sequence MKILFIACYSPLINNSAAIETLQYLNKLSEIPGNEIHLLTVNFPKNSIYYDEYLFSMMDSKIKCHLIDGGIIFKKLMPRKKLKIHTNKESIKNRKILRKIKNALVIPDMYYGWAKKAAKYGINLMEKESFNVIFSMHEPPSSHLCAYYIKKKFKNVPWITYWSDPWLKDSTRQNSFVLKKIIEKRMEKNVVELADKFIFVTEENKKDYLNEYKNIRLKNNFTYILNRGFDKELYNKLSLEEVPTLIDSNKINMVYTGEIFTKLRNINPFIEALEEIRKENKEDYNLLNILFFGNIDDIEVKKRLSSLNIVKVSSRIPFNEALKYMLNSEVLLLFGNKNSKQIPAKIYDYFGTKAKIFVIYGDSNDPIKDMVNKHSKCVTSKNSVNEIKESVYKLIDLYKNDSIKTVPDYKYEWNSIVKKLNTILEEK; translated from the coding sequence ATGAAAATATTATTTATAGCTTGTTATTCTCCACTAATAAATAATTCAGCTGCAATAGAAACTTTGCAGTATTTAAATAAATTAAGTGAAATTCCAGGTAATGAGATACATTTATTAACTGTGAATTTTCCTAAAAATTCAATATATTATGATGAATATTTATTTTCTATGATGGATAGTAAAATAAAATGTCATCTAATTGATGGTGGGATAATATTTAAAAAACTTATGCCTAGAAAAAAATTAAAAATTCATACAAATAAAGAGTCAATAAAAAATAGAAAGATTCTAAGAAAGATTAAAAATGCACTTGTAATACCTGATATGTATTATGGTTGGGCTAAGAAGGCAGCAAAATATGGGATTAATTTAATGGAAAAAGAAAGTTTTAATGTTATATTTTCAATGCATGAACCACCATCTTCTCATTTATGTGCTTATTATATAAAGAAAAAATTTAAGAATGTACCATGGATTACATATTGGAGTGATCCTTGGCTTAAAGATTCAACTCGTCAAAATTCTTTTGTACTAAAAAAAATCATTGAAAAAAGGATGGAGAAGAATGTAGTTGAATTAGCAGATAAATTTATTTTTGTAACTGAAGAAAATAAGAAAGACTATTTAAATGAATATAAAAATATTAGATTAAAAAATAACTTTACTTATATATTAAATAGAGGATTTGATAAGGAATTATATAATAAACTATCACTAGAAGAAGTACCAACACTTATAGATTCTAACAAAATTAACATGGTTTATACGGGAGAAATATTTACTAAATTAAGAAATATAAATCCGTTTATAGAAGCATTAGAAGAAATAAGAAAAGAAAATAAAGAGGATTATAATTTACTTAATATTTTATTTTTTGGAAATATAGATGATATTGAAGTTAAAAAAAGATTGAGTAGTTTAAATATAGTGAAAGTTTCATCTAGAATACCTTTTAATGAAGCGCTTAAATATATGTTGAATTCTGAAGTTTTACTTTTATTTGGTAATAAGAACTCTAAGCAGATACCAGCAAAGATATATGATTACTTTGGTACAAAGGCAAAGATATTTGTTATTTATGGTGATAGTAATGATCCAATTAAAGACATGGTTAACAAACATAGTAAATGCGTTACAAGTAAAAATTCTGTTAATGAAATTAAAGAGAGTGTTTATAAATTAATTGATTTATATAAGAATGATAGTATAAAAACAGTACCAGATTACAAATATGAATGGAACAGCATAGTTAAAAAATTAAATACTATATTAGAAGAGAAGTGA
- the murJ gene encoding murein biosynthesis integral membrane protein MurJ: MKKNTLLKSTLIIMIVSCISRIIGFVRDMLIANNFGAGMYTDAYNIAVTVPETIFMLIGLAISTSFLPVLSKIKAEKGIKKMYDFANNMINILFIISLLFFVVTSIFSKEIVMVLGTGFDAETTILATRLTRITLINLLFMSINACFTSLLQVNEDFIIPSVLGLFFNLPMILYLLFFRSYDIIGLTIANVIGNFFRVIIQIPSLVSHGYKYKFFVNLKDEGIRAILILIIPVIIAAGANSLNMVVDKRIASSLEIGSISALGYAEKLIFFINSIITTSISSVAYPMMANAINEKRIHEFIELLKKSIIYLALVLIPITVGVIIFRKDIVSIIYERGKFTEYAVNLTTSALLGYTFGIFFTGMRDILNSTLFSMGKTKITTLNGIIGVIINICLSIILSKTIGISGVALASSIAMFITSILLFRNITNLEHNFNYKKLFIKIFKIIANSILMGLIIILFIKFVEGKIPQIIIIILGTAIGIIAYFSLCNLFNIKEVQEMKELALSKVAKKK, from the coding sequence ATGAAGAAAAATACTTTATTAAAATCTACTTTAATAATAATGATCGTATCATGTATAAGTAGAATTATAGGTTTTGTTAGAGATATGCTTATTGCAAATAATTTTGGAGCTGGTATGTATACAGATGCATATAATATAGCAGTTACTGTTCCAGAAACAATATTTATGCTTATAGGGCTTGCGATTTCCACATCATTTTTACCGGTACTTAGCAAGATAAAAGCAGAAAAAGGCATCAAAAAAATGTATGATTTTGCAAATAATATGATAAATATATTATTTATTATTTCACTTTTGTTTTTTGTTGTAACTAGTATTTTTTCAAAAGAAATAGTTATGGTTTTAGGAACAGGATTTGATGCTGAAACAACTATCTTAGCAACAAGATTAACTAGAATAACATTAATTAACTTATTGTTTATGTCCATAAATGCTTGTTTTACATCATTACTACAAGTAAATGAAGATTTTATTATACCATCAGTATTAGGATTATTCTTTAATTTACCTATGATATTATATTTACTATTTTTTAGAAGCTATGATATTATTGGATTAACAATAGCAAATGTTATAGGAAATTTTTTTAGAGTAATTATTCAAATTCCTTCTTTAGTTTCACATGGATATAAATATAAATTCTTTGTTAATTTAAAAGATGAAGGGATCAGAGCTATTTTAATATTAATAATTCCAGTAATTATAGCAGCAGGAGCTAATTCTTTAAATATGGTAGTAGATAAGAGGATTGCATCATCATTAGAAATTGGATCTATTTCTGCATTAGGTTATGCAGAAAAGCTTATATTTTTTATAAATAGCATAATAACAACATCAATATCAAGTGTTGCATATCCTATGATGGCTAATGCTATAAATGAAAAAAGAATACATGAGTTTATAGAATTATTAAAGAAATCTATTATATATTTAGCTTTGGTTTTAATACCAATTACAGTTGGAGTTATAATATTTAGAAAAGATATAGTAAGTATTATATATGAAAGAGGAAAATTTACCGAATATGCTGTAAATTTAACCACTTCAGCTTTGCTTGGATATACATTTGGAATATTTTTTACTGGAATGAGAGATATATTAAATTCAACATTATTTTCTATGGGAAAGACAAAGATTACAACTCTAAATGGAATTATTGGAGTTATTATAAATATATGTTTAAGTATAATTTTATCTAAAACTATTGGAATATCAGGAGTAGCATTAGCATCTTCAATAGCAATGTTTATAACTTCTATTTTGTTATTTAGGAATATTACAAATTTAGAACACAATTTTAATTATAAAAAATTATTTATTAAAATATTTAAGATAATTGCTAATTCAATTTTAATGGGATTAATTATTATTTTATTTATAAAATTTGTGGAAGGAAAGATTCCGCAAATAATCATTATAATTTTAGGTACTGCTATTGGTATTATAGCTTATTTCTCTTTATGTAATTTATTTAATATAAAAGAGGTACAAGAGATGAAGGAGTTAGCTTTAAGCAAAGTAGCAAAGAAAAAATAA
- a CDS encoding WecB/TagA/CpsF family glycosyltransferase, with protein sequence MFIDILGFKIFNDSKEELIKYIEKFEKINLISGNPEILFNGLNDKLLNKCFKNDNSVIIPDGVGTVIASRLLKNPVKEKIAGIEVMKELLKKANLENKSIYLLGAKEEVIQKCAQNIENEFNNLNICGLHNGYFDLNNCNSIIKEIQEKKPWAIFIAMGCPRQEYFIEKYINKLPCKIFMGVGGSFDIFSGMSKRAPRWMISLGLEWLYRVIKEPWRIKRLTSIPKFLVKVLKYNS encoded by the coding sequence ATGTTTATAGATATACTTGGTTTTAAAATATTTAATGACAGTAAAGAAGAATTAATAAAATACATAGAAAAATTTGAAAAGATAAATCTTATATCAGGAAACCCAGAAATTTTATTTAATGGTTTAAATGATAAATTACTTAATAAATGCTTTAAAAATGATAATTCTGTTATTATTCCGGATGGGGTAGGAACAGTGATTGCTTCTAGGCTTTTAAAAAATCCAGTAAAAGAGAAAATAGCTGGAATAGAAGTTATGAAAGAACTTTTAAAAAAAGCTAATTTAGAGAATAAATCTATTTATTTATTAGGTGCTAAAGAAGAAGTAATTCAAAAATGTGCACAAAATATAGAAAATGAGTTTAATAATTTAAATATATGTGGTTTACATAATGGATATTTTGATTTGAATAATTGTAACAGCATAATAAAAGAAATACAAGAAAAAAAACCTTGGGCAATATTTATTGCTATGGGATGTCCAAGACAAGAATATTTTATTGAAAAATATATAAATAAATTACCTTGTAAAATATTTATGGGAGTTGGAGGCAGTTTTGATATATTTTCAGGAATGTCTAAAAGAGCACCTAGATGGATGATAAGCTTAGGACTTGAATGGCTTTATAGAGTAATTAAAGAGCCGTGGAGAATAAAGAGACTTACATCTATACCTAAATTTTTAGTAAAGGTATTAAAATATAATAGCTAG
- a CDS encoding tetratricopeptide repeat protein — protein sequence MDYKTMLKEKLGKILFLEMDIDGFKKTINIPEYVTFKNKDLYMPISSEYITSNVNDEIKMKNLPIYYFIEGMFICFACDEKLRFNDDYGVILTYIPNAEESTKGLIANRIKEDRLEDAYVLLKGLYKYNREEEVFKNLLLTGEAIREKNSEFKSVLSEDIEEGKIKFKNMPEPYLYNALILRDDGDFINAKEEINAYLNKGGVKTEDIEQIINDINNVSQYEKAIELLNEKPEKAIQMLLPLVDQFEENPLLYYYLAVGYRNLENYEKAIYYLNQSISIESGILEVVNELGINYACLGNHEEAIKYFKKAFEASKDVEICTNITMCYMNLGDNEQAKLHLEIAKKLNPEDEIVNQLEKVLSK from the coding sequence ATGGATTATAAAACAATGTTAAAAGAAAAATTAGGCAAAATATTATTTTTAGAAATGGATATAGACGGTTTTAAGAAAACTATAAATATTCCTGAATATGTAACATTTAAAAATAAGGATTTATATATGCCTATAAGTTCAGAATATATAACATCTAATGTTAATGATGAAATAAAAATGAAAAATTTACCTATATATTATTTTATTGAGGGTATGTTTATATGTTTTGCTTGTGATGAAAAATTAAGATTCAATGATGATTATGGCGTTATTTTAACATATATCCCTAATGCAGAAGAGTCTACAAAGGGACTTATAGCAAATAGGATTAAAGAGGATAGATTAGAAGATGCATATGTATTATTAAAAGGATTGTATAAATATAATAGGGAAGAAGAAGTATTTAAAAATTTATTATTAACTGGAGAAGCTATAAGAGAGAAAAATTCGGAATTTAAATCTGTATTAAGTGAAGATATTGAGGAAGGAAAAATTAAATTTAAGAATATGCCTGAACCATATTTATATAATGCACTTATTTTAAGAGATGATGGTGACTTTATAAATGCTAAAGAAGAAATAAATGCTTATTTAAATAAAGGTGGAGTAAAGACTGAAGATATAGAGCAAATAATTAATGATATTAATAATGTAAGTCAATATGAAAAAGCAATAGAACTTTTAAATGAAAAGCCAGAAAAAGCAATACAAATGTTATTACCATTAGTTGATCAATTTGAAGAGAATCCACTTTTATATTATTATTTAGCTGTTGGATATAGAAATTTAGAAAACTATGAAAAAGCTATATATTATTTAAATCAAAGTATAAGTATTGAATCAGGAATATTAGAAGTAGTAAATGAACTTGGTATAAATTATGCTTGTCTTGGAAATCATGAAGAAGCAATAAAATACTTTAAAAAGGCATTTGAAGCGTCAAAAGATGTTGAAATTTGCACGAATATAACAATGTGCTATATGAATTTAGGAGACAATGAACAAGCAAAACTTCATTTAGAAATTGCTAAAAAATTAAATCCAGAAGATGAAATTGTAAATCAATTAGAAAAAGTTTTAAGTAAGTAG